In Thermanaerovibrio velox DSM 12556, the genomic stretch TCCTCCTACCTGCCCCTGCGCAAGAGGGGCAGGAACTACGTGGCACTGTGCCCCTTCCACTCCGAGAAGACCCCATCGTTTACGGTTTCCCAGGAGCGCCAGACCTATCACTGTTTTGGATGCGGCAAGGGTGGGGATGTCTTTTCCTTTGTCATGGCCATTGAGAACCTGTCCTTTCCGGAGGCGCTGGAGAAGCTGGCCCAGATGGCAGGGGTTGAGATAGACAGGCGAGGTTCCTCCCGGCTCCCCATCTTGGAGGAGGCGCTGCGGTTCTTCCGGGATAGGCTGGACTCCCAGGAGGGGGCGGTGGCTCAAGGGTACCTCGGCAGAAGGGGGCTTGACCGCCGGGGGATTGAACTCTTTGAAATCGGCTGGGGGCCCATGTCATGGGGGGCCTTGAGGGATCACTTGATTTCCAGGGGCTTCAGCGTGAAGGACGCGATCCAGGCGGGCCTCCTGGTGGAAGGCCAGCGGGGCCCCTATGATAGGTTCAGGGGAAGGGTTATATTCCCCTTGAGGAACGAGACCGGACGACTAGTTGGATTTGGGGGCCGGTTGGTGGATGGGGAGGGGGCCAAATACGTCAACAGCCCCGAGGGGCCCCTGTTCGAGAAGAGGAAGTTCCTGTATCTTTTGAACATGGCCAAGCAGGCCATAAGGGAGAGGGGAAGGGTGATACTTGTGGAGGGCTATATGGATGCCATCCGCTGTCACCTGAAGGGCTTCAACGAGACCGTGGCTTGTCTTGGCACGTCCCTTACGGAAGAGCAGTGTGCCGTGATAGCCCGTCATTCGGATCGCTGCGCCGTTTGCTTCGACTCGGACCTGGCGGGCCAGGAGGCGGCGATCCGCGGCATGTATATGTTGCACCGCATGGGCGTTGAGGTTGTGGTGGTACAGATCCCCTCCGGGAAGGACCCGGACGAGCTCCTGTCCGCCCCTGACGGGGTGGAGATGTTTAAGCGGGCCCTTGACGCCGCCTTGCCGCTGCCGGTCTTTCACGCGGTATCCAGGGTGAGGGGCGGGGCTTCCGGGGTGGGGCTCAAGGGGCAGCGGGAGCTGCTGGAGGGCCTTGCTGGCCTGTCGCCCCTGTATCTCAGGGAGCACATACCGAGGGTGGCGGAGGTGCTTGGAGTTTTGCCCCACCAGTTGGAAACGGATCTTGAACGAATGGGTTGGGGCAGGGCCCGGGAGTCCGTGAGGCCCGTGGGGCTGGGGGATGGGTTTTCCGGCCCCAGTGGTAAGGCCGCCGTTGCCGGTGCGGGTGAGGCTTTGCTTGAGGATGACAAGGATGACCTTTGGGAGTGGGGCCTGTGTGCCGCCCTTTGGTATCGCCGGGAGCTCCGGGTGACGCTGCCCCCGGAGAGGGTGATACCGCTGCTAAGGAGGGACGAGGCAAGGACCTTGGTTTTTGCGCTCCTCTGTGGGGAGGATCCCATGGAGATGGAGACCCGGTGGGCAGTGATGGGCGATAGGGTTTACCCTGCCATAATAGCCAAGGGGGGAGCGTTTCTGGATCAGCTTATGGTGGATGACCCGGTGGGGGAGATCCTGGCGGGGCTTGAGAGGAACAGCCAGATGAGACGTTACAGGCATCTTAAGGAACGCATGGCCAGGGGAGAGTCGTTGGGAAAGCAGGAGCTGGAGGAGTTCTTCAACCTGGCAAGGAAGATAAAGGGAAGGGGGTAGGGGCGTCCGACATGGTGGAGAAGCTCGATGGTAACGGGGACGTCAGGGATGATGGTGAGGTCATGGTGACCGAGGATTCCGCTGCCTCGGAGAACATGATGGATTACATAGAGAACGTGAGGGATCTTCTTCACGACGCCAGGGAGAAGGGTTCGGTCACCTACGATGACATAGAGAGGCATCTGCCCAAGGAGCTGCTGTCGGCGGACGTGTTGGACAACCTATACTTTACCCTCATGGAGCTCGGCATAGACGTGGTGGATGAGAGCAAGTCCAGGGGGCAGGAGGGGTTATCCGAGGACGTGCTGCCCCAGATGACGTTGGCCTCCGATGACCTGGGGGATCTTGAGGATCTGCCCCTGTCGGATCCGGTGAGGATGTACCTTCGGGAGATAGGTAGGATACCCCTGCTCTCCCCGGAGGAAGAGGTGGAGCTTGCCAAGGGTGTCGAGGCGGGGGACGAGGAGGCCAAGAGCAAGCTGGTGGAGGCGAACCTGAGGCTGGTGGTCAGCATAGCCAAGAAGTACATAGGCCGGGGCATGCTCTTCTTGGACCTGATCCAGGAGGGTAACATGGGGCTGATCCGGGCGGTGGAGAAGTTCGACTACCGGAAGGGATATAAGTTCAGCACCTATGCCACCTGGTGGATAAGGCAGGCCATAACCAGGGCGATAGCGGATCAGGCCCGCACCATAAGGATACCGGTGCACATGGTGGAGACCATCAACAAGCTCATAAGGGTATCCCGTTCCCTGGTCATGCGGCTCGGTCGGGAGCCGTCGGTGGAGGAGATAGCCGCGGAGATGGGGGTTACCGCCGACCGGGTGGAGGAGATCCAGAAGATAGCCCAGGAGCCGGTGTCGTTGGAGACCCCGATAGGTGAGGAGGAGGACAGCCAGCTGGGGGACTTCCTGGAGGACAAGGACCTTCCAAGCCCCGATGAGGCGGCGGCGAACCAGATACTGCGGGAGCAGTTGGAGGAGATGCTGGAGGACCTCACGGATCGTGAGAGGGAGGTCTTGAGGCTTAGGTTCGGGCTTGAGGACGGCCATTCCCATACCCTTGAGGAGGTGGGGAAGCGTTTTGGGGTCACCAGGGAGAGGATAAGACAGATAGAGGCCAAGGCGTTGAGGAAGCTGAGGCATCCCAGCAGGAGCAAGCGGCTCAGGGACTTCCTGGACTGATGGGATAGCTCCGGGGTGCTCCGGCTAAAGGCAGCCTTCGAGAGGAGGGATCCCCATGACGGAGATAGTGCTGAAGATCCTTGAGGACTTCGATGGGGAGGACCGGGTGCTTTCCCTTTACATGTCCTTCCAGGGGATGAGTGCCAAGCAGGCCTCCATAGAGCTCAAAAACCGGTCTCGTGGTGTGGACCGGGAGTTTCAGCAGGGCCTTTCGATGGGTCTGGATGAGCTCTGTGACAGGTTTGGGGCCTTTAAGGACCTAAGGGCCCCCAGGGGGGTGGCCCTATTCGCCGCCCCGGGAGGCCGTTTCTCGGTCCTGGAGCTCCCCAACCCCGTCCAGGGGGAGTACGTCATGGACGCCCCGGCGGTCCTGCCCGCACTAAAGGTCCTCTCACCTTTGCGGGATGTCTGGCTTGTGCTGCTTCGCAGGGGGGATGCGAGGATATTCCGTTTCGGGAATCGGCTTTCCGAGGTCGATAGGCTCTCGGAGGAGCTAATAAGGCCCGTGAAGGACGCGGGCTTCCGGGGCGGTGAGGAACGCCGGATAGAGCGCCGGTCTGAGACGTCGCTTGGGAGGTTCCTCAAGGACCTCAAGTGGCGGATAAAGGAGCTGGACATGGAGTTCCCCTGTCGAGAGGTTTGGCTGGCCGCTTCTGAGGAGCTACTGCATGAGGCCTTGGGTACCCTCCGGGAGATGGGGCTCCCGGTTCATCCCATGAAGCCCAAGGGGGACGATGACCCTCACCGCTTGGAAGAGGACCTGCGGGAGGCCATGGAGAAGCGGTTCTTCCAGGAGTCCGAGGAGCTGGTGGAGAGGATCCTGGAGGGGCCAAGCCGTTCCGCCCTGGGGCTTAGACAGGTCATAGATGGTGTGAACCGCAGGGACCTGATGAAGCTGGTGATAGAGGACCTGGAGGGCATAAGGGGGGTTAGGTGCGGTTCCTGCGGAGCCCTGGGGATCGACGAGGTTCAATGTCCCTTGTGCGGTGGTGCCATGGGGGAGGAGGAGGACCTCCTGGAAGCGCTGTCCAGAAGGGCACTTCGGGGTGGAGCCCGCGTGGTGGTGCTTGGAAGGCCCTCGGCCCTGAGGGAACACGAGGGCATAGGGGGGCTGCTCAGAAACCCCCGTTGAGGGTTGAGTAAAGTTTGTAAAGTTGTAAAGCCTCCGCGGATTTGATATACTCCACCGGAGATTGTTAGCGGAGGTACAAGCCTTGCGGGTTGATAAGTTCCTGAAGCTTTCCAGGATAGTGAAGAGAAGGACCGTGGCTCAGGAGATGGCGGAGGCCGGTGCCGTCAGGGTTTCCGGGAGGGTTGCCAAGCCCTCCACCGAGGTGAAGGACGGTGACCTTTTAGAGGTGGATTTCCCCTCCCGTTTCCTGAAGGTTCGGGTGTTGACCGCCGACGAAGCCCAGCTCAAGAGGAAGGCGACCCCTTTTGAGGTCTTGGAGGACAGGAAGGTTGCCAGGGATGATCCCTGGTGACCTTCCTTTTAGATGTCCGTAAAAACAAATGCGTGGAGGTGTTTTTAATTGAAGAAGATAATCAACACTGACAAGGCTCCCGGTGCCATAGGTCCTTACAGCCAGGGGGTATGCGCTGGCCCGTTCTTCTTCTTCTCCGGCCAGATACCTTTGGATCCCGCCACCGGTCAGATGGTGGGTTCTGATGCGGCTTCCCAGGCGGAGCGGGTGCTTGAGAACGTGAAGGCCCTCTTGGAGTCCCAGGGGCTCAGCTTCAAGGACGTGGTGAAGACCACGGTTTTCATCACCGACATGGCCAATTTTGCGGCGGTTAACGAGGTCTACTCCCGTTACTTCACCGAGGACTACCCCGCCAGGTCCTGCGTGGCGGTGGCGGCCCTTCCCAAGGGTGCGCTGGTGGAGATCGAGGTGGTGGCCTACAAGGGCTAGGTTGATCGGCCTATGAGGGTTGCGGAGCCTACCGTAGAAAGGCTTGTCCAGTACTACCGTCTCCTTGGGCAGCTCCGGGAGGAGGGGAGGCTGGTGGTCTCATCCCAGCAGATGGGGGAGATGTTGGGCATAAAGGCCAGCCAGGTTAGGAAGGACCTGTCCTACTTCGGAGAGATAGGCAAGCGGGGGGTCGGTTACCACGTGGATCGCCTTTATGACCACGTGAGCAGCATCCTCTCTTCCCCGGGGGTGTGGCGGCTCGGGCTTGTGGGGGTTGGGCACCTGGGCTACGCCCTCCTCGGGCATTCCGCCTTTAGGAGCGATAAGTTCAGGATAGAGGCCCTTTTTGACGTGGACCCGTCAAAGGTTGGACAGGTGATAAACGGTGTCGAGTGTTATCACCTTGACCAGATGCCCCAGGTGGCTCGGGAGAAGGGTATCGAGGTCCTCATTCTGACGGTGCCCGGTTCCTCCGCCCAGGCCTGCGTTGACATGGCGGTGAAGAGCGGCGTCATAAGGGGAATCCTCTCCTTTGCTCCCACCCCGTTGGTGGCCCAGGATGACATCTTGGTCTACCGGGTGGACATATCGGTGGAGCTGGAGAAGCTGCTGTTCTTCCTCAAGGGCGGGGCTGGTGTTTGAGCCCGCCCCCGGTCGTGGTAAAATCTTTCGCGTGCGCTCCAGCGCGGGGCGCACGCAAAATTTTTTGACTTTGGGAGGGGTATCCTTTGGGCAACCAGCAGCAGGGTCTTTTGGGTATGTTGATGCCTTTGGCGCTATTCGTGGTGATATTTTATTTCCTCATCATCCGTCCTCAGAAGAAGAAGCAGAAGGCCCACGAGGAGATGCTGGCCTCCATCAGCAGGGGCGATAAGGTGGTGACCGCCGGCGGTTTCTTCGGCACCGTAAGGGACATCCTGGACGACAGCTTCATAATAGAGGTGGCCGACGGGGTCAAGATGAGGATCCTCAAGGGCTCCATATCCTACAAGAGGACCTCCGAGGGGGATAAGCCGAAGAAGCAGGACTCCGCCCCCCAAGTGGATCAGAAGGACAAGGACTGATCCCTGGCCTTTCGGAGGCAATGGATCGAGAGCTTAAGGAGGACGAGGTAATATGAAGAATAGGGACTTCTGGCGGCTGGGGCTGGTGGCGTTGGTGGCCGTTGTGGCCGCGCTGGTGGCCTTTCCGCTGGATGGAAGGATACGGCTGGGGCTGGACCTTAAAGGGGGGTCCCAGATACTGCTCAGGGCAAAGGGTACGCCGGACAACCCCCTTACGGAGGACGGGGTCCAGCGGCTTCTGGCGGTTCTAAGGAACCGGATAGACCAGTACGGGGTGGTGGAACCGCAGATACAGCGGCAGGGTAGCGACAGGATACTGATCCTGCTGCCCGGCGTTGAGGATCCGGAGGCGGCGTTAGACCTGATAGGCAAGACCGCCCTCCTGGAGTTCCGACCGGTGCTTGGGGCGTCCGGAGAGCTCCCCCCTGGGCCAGAGCGCAAGAACTACGAGAGCGATGAGGCCTACAACGCCGCCAAGGCCAGATGGGAGGCCATAAAGGCCCAGGCGGACAAGGCCGCGGAGGAGCTTGAGAAGTCCGCTCCGGAGGGAAGTTTGGTGGCTAGGGGCGAGGACGGCAGGGTATACCTTTTGGGCAAGCCCTACCTCACAGGCAAGGAGCTAAAGGACTCCAGGACCAACTTCGACCAGTTCGGAAGGCCCGTGGTGTCGCTCAAGTTCAACGACCAGGGGACCAAGCTCTTCGATGAGGCCACCGCCCAGAACGTGGGTAAGCAGATAGCCATAGTGCTGGATGGTGTGGTGGTGTCCGCCCCGGTGGTCCAGGAGCGCATTCGTGGTGGGGAGGCCCAGATATCCGGTCGTTTCACCGAGGCGGAGGCCAAGAGGCTGGCCATCATGCTCAGGGCTGGTGCCCTCCCCGTGGGGGTTGAGGTGATGGAGAACCGCTCGGTGGGCCCAACCCTTGGAGCTGACTCCATAAGGCAGGGTATAAGGGCGGGTCTCATAGGGGCCGCTCTGGTGGGGGCCTTCATGCTTGTCTACTACGGTCTTATGGGGCTGGCCGCCAATGTGGCCCTTGGGGTCGCCATAACCATGCTGCTCGCCGCCATGGTGCTTCTCAAGTCCACCCTGACACTTCCCGGAATCGGGGGTATCATCCTCACCATAGGCATGGCGGTGGATGGTAACATCCTGATATACGAGAGGATAAAGGAGGAACAGCGCTCAGGTAAGACCATGATGGCCTCCCTGGACGCGGGGTTCCGCAAGGCCCTCACGGTCATCCTTGACTCCAACATAACCACCCTGATAGCGGCGGCGGTGCTTTTCTACTTCGGCACCGGTCCCATAAGAGGGTTCGCGGTAACCCTAAGCATCGGTGTTGTGACGTCGGTGTTCTGCAACGTGGTGGTCACCAAGGCTATCCTGCAGTTCATGATGGGCCGGCGAAGGGCCGCCGCTTAGGGGAACGGAGGTTTCTTCCATGACTATCAAGACGCACGATCTGAAGATACCCTTCATGAACTTTAGGCGAATTGCCCTTGGGATCAGCCTTGCGGCGGTTCTTATCAGCCTGTTCCTGGTGGTAACCAAGGGGCTTAACCTGGGAGTGGACTACACCGGCGGTGTGCTGATGCAGGTGGAGACCCCTAAGCCCGCGGAGGTGGGGGAGATAAGGGCAGCGGTGTCTTCCAAGGTGAGCGGGGAACCCGTAATCCAAGCCTTTGGCCCCAGGGACTTCCTGATCCGTCTTAAGAGCGTGTCCGATTCGGAGCGCCGGGCAGCCCTGGATGTGATGAGGGATAGGTTCGGGGAGGTAAAGGTCCTGAAGCTGGAGACCGTGGGCCCCGTGGTGGGTTCGGAGCTCAAGGGACAGGCCATTATAGCCCTGACGCTGGCCCTAGGTGGAATACTGCTTTACATGGCGTTCCGCTTCAAGTTTCGCTTTGGGGTTGCGGCGGTGCTCTCGTTGGTGCACGACGCGGCCATAATGCTTGGGGTTTACAGCCTGACCGGCAGGGAGGTTTCGGTGTCCTTCATAGCCGCGGTGCTCACCGTGGTGGGTTACTCCCTTAACGACTCCATAGTGGTGCTCGATCGGGTCAGGGAGAACTGGAGGGATGTGCCCCGCAAGGGGGTCCTTCAGGTCATAGATGACTCCATAAACCAGACCCTGTCGCGTACGATAAACACGTCGTTGACCACCCTCCTGCCGGTGCTCGCCATGTTCTTCCTAGGGGGGGACGTGATATCCAATTTCGCCTTCGCCTTCCTGGTGGGCATAGGTGTGGGGACCTACAGCTCCATTTACATAGCCGGAGCCATACTGGCGGAGTGGTATCTCAAGTCCCCCCTCAAGGACTAAGCGGCGCGTTCATATCAAGCCCTTATCGGGGTCCGGAACCCTCTTGGGTTCTCCGGGCCCTTTCTTTTTGGGGTTTTGAATGTTTCCTTGCCCCTGAAGTTGGTTTATCATAGGGATCCAAGGGATGACCGGGTTATCATGTTTTGCGGGGAGGGGTTTCATGAAGAGCTACACCTTGGCCATAGCGATTTCCATGCTCCTGTCGGCGGTATATGCCTTTCAGAACGGATCGTCCGTCACGGTTAGGTTCCTGTTCTTTGAAAGATCGCTTCCCCAGGGCATATGGGAGGTCCTCCTGTTCTCCTTCGGTGTCATGCTCATGTGGGTGTTCTCCCTTGTGGCCATGCTGGAGATCCGGGGTAAGCTGAAGGGCAGGATAAAGGATTTGGAGGATAAGGTCAGGGGCCTTGAGGAGGAGAAGAGGTCCCTATTGGAGGCGGTGGGAAGGTCCAGTGGGGGCCATAGGAGCTCCCCGGAGGAGCCTTGCGAGGCCTCCTTCGGGAATGAGGACGGGGAAGAAGGGAAGACAGAGATAGAATAATGGTATTATGCGGAATGGATAAGATAAAGCTGGTTCCCCGAAGCGGGTTCGAGGGTGCGTCGGGGAACTTAAGCCTTTTGTTGGGTTCTATAGCGGCCATGCGTGGGATTGATGAGGAGGAGTTCCTTCGATGGCTTTACTCGGATCTGGAGGATCAGCTTAACGCCATCCCCTTGAACGAGCAGGAGCGCCGGGCCTTCAGCCTCATATCGAACGTGAGGCCCGGTGACAGGGTCATAATATACGGGGATTATGACGTGGACGGCCTTTCCGCCACCACCTTGGCCCTGGAGCTCATGTTGGAGCTGGGGGCCTCGGTGCGCTACTTCATACCTCACAGGAGTAATGAGGGCTATGGGTTCCACATCTCCACCGCGAAGCGGATAGCCATGAAGGGGTGCGACCTTCTCGTGGTGGTGGACTGCGGGACCAAGGATGTGGGAGCCCTTGATTTGATAGCCGCTGCGGGGATTCCCACGGTCATATTTGATCACCACCTGCCGGGTGAAAAGATGCCCGGCGGGGTGTTGGTGAACCCCCACTGCTTTGATGCCCCTTCACCCCTTACCGCCCTCTGCGCCACCGGGGTGTTGTGGGCCTGGATATGGAGGACCTCCCTGATGAACCGTTCCTGGGCCATGGGGAGGCTGGATCTTGCTTGTCTTGCCACGGTGGCGGACTGCATGGACCTGTCGGTCCCCCTCAACCGTTGCATCGTCCGAGAGGGGCTTGAGGTCATTCGGAAGTCCCCCCGGAGAGGCATAGGGGTTTTGCTGTCCAAGCTTGGGGTGGACGTAGAGGGGGTTGACGAGGAAGTCCTATCCATGAAGGTCATCCCCTGTCTTAATGCCCCGGGCCGGTTGGGGTTGGCGGAGGACGCGGTGCGGCTGCTTTTCCCAGGGGATGCTCCAGTGGAGGGCCTTGCGGATCGGGTTGTGTCCATGAACGAAGAGAGGAGGCGCCTCTCCTCCATGATAATGAGGGATGCCCAGGGAGACGTCCATAGGCACGTTTACCACGGATCTAACTGGCCGGTGGGGGTGCTAAGCAGCGTGGCCAGCCGGCTGTGCTGCGAGAGGGGCCGTCCCGTGGCTTTGGTGGCCCCCACGGAGGGAGGCCTTAGGGGTACGTTGCGGATACCCAACGGTTCCGGCGATGCTGTGGGGCTCCTTTCAAACATAGCGGAGCACCTGAGCGCCTTTGGCGGGCATAAGTACGCTGCGGGTTTCTCCGTGGACGCGGAACGATGGGATCTAGTGAGGGATAAGCTGGAGGGGCTGCTAAGGGCCATGCCCTCGGAGGATCAGAGGGTAGATGTCCTTGATTGGCCCCTCAGCATGGTGGGGCAGGATATTGAGGAGGACGTTGAAAGGCTCAAGCCCTTTGGCATGGGTAACCCAGCTCCCCTGCTTTTTCACCGGGGAGGTTTCTCCGTGGAGCCCATGGGGAAGACCGGCCGGGTAAGCCGCCTTGTCGCATCGGGTCGGGAGCTGGTGGCCTTTGCATCCCAATCGGATCTGGAGGGATTGGACCTTGTGGGTTTCGTGTATCGCCCCAAGCTGGAGTTCTGGAGGGGCAAGAAGAGGCTTAAGCTGTACCTAGAAAGGGCCGTCCTTGCGGGCCCGGAGGGGGGATCCCTTTGAAGCCATCTCAGCAATATGGCAGCTCGTCCCAGCCCATGGCCCAGGAGAGAGGGATAAGGGCCCTCATGGAGAGTTTCATAGGCAGGATGCCGGAGGATCATCGGGTGAGTTCCGTGCGGGTTCCCCTGCAGGAGCTTTGGGGCAAGGCCTCGAAGTACATGGACCGCCAGGATCTTATGAAGCTGGGGGAGGCCCTGGTCTTTGCCGCCAACGCCCACAGGGACCAGAGGAGACACAGCGGGGAGCCCTATGTGGTGCACTCCATAAGCGTGGCGGCCATCCTGGCGGACATGGAGCTCGACGTGGACACCCTGTGTGCCGCGCTGCTCCATGACGTTCTGGAGGACACGGAGATAGGCAAGGAGGAGATGCAGAGCCGCTTCGGCGAGGACGTGGTGACCATGGTGGACGGGGTCACCAAGCTGGGGAAGCTTGCCTTCAAGTCCATGGAGGACTACCAGGCGGAGAACCTGAGAAAGATGTTCCTGGTGATGGCCAAGGACATAAGGGTGGTTCTGATAAAGCTGGCGGACCGGCTTCACAACATGAGGACCCTTCAGGCCCACCGGAGG encodes the following:
- the dnaG gene encoding DNA primase → MNDHVRLIKERLDIVDVVSSYLPLRKRGRNYVALCPFHSEKTPSFTVSQERQTYHCFGCGKGGDVFSFVMAIENLSFPEALEKLAQMAGVEIDRRGSSRLPILEEALRFFRDRLDSQEGAVAQGYLGRRGLDRRGIELFEIGWGPMSWGALRDHLISRGFSVKDAIQAGLLVEGQRGPYDRFRGRVIFPLRNETGRLVGFGGRLVDGEGAKYVNSPEGPLFEKRKFLYLLNMAKQAIRERGRVILVEGYMDAIRCHLKGFNETVACLGTSLTEEQCAVIARHSDRCAVCFDSDLAGQEAAIRGMYMLHRMGVEVVVVQIPSGKDPDELLSAPDGVEMFKRALDAALPLPVFHAVSRVRGGASGVGLKGQRELLEGLAGLSPLYLREHIPRVAEVLGVLPHQLETDLERMGWGRARESVRPVGLGDGFSGPSGKAAVAGAGEALLEDDKDDLWEWGLCAALWYRRELRVTLPPERVIPLLRRDEARTLVFALLCGEDPMEMETRWAVMGDRVYPAIIAKGGAFLDQLMVDDPVGEILAGLERNSQMRRYRHLKERMARGESLGKQELEEFFNLARKIKGRG
- the rpoD gene encoding RNA polymerase sigma factor RpoD yields the protein MVEKLDGNGDVRDDGEVMVTEDSAASENMMDYIENVRDLLHDAREKGSVTYDDIERHLPKELLSADVLDNLYFTLMELGIDVVDESKSRGQEGLSEDVLPQMTLASDDLGDLEDLPLSDPVRMYLREIGRIPLLSPEEEVELAKGVEAGDEEAKSKLVEANLRLVVSIAKKYIGRGMLFLDLIQEGNMGLIRAVEKFDYRKGYKFSTYATWWIRQAITRAIADQARTIRIPVHMVETINKLIRVSRSLVMRLGREPSVEEIAAEMGVTADRVEEIQKIAQEPVSLETPIGEEEDSQLGDFLEDKDLPSPDEAAANQILREQLEEMLEDLTDREREVLRLRFGLEDGHSHTLEEVGKRFGVTRERIRQIEAKALRKLRHPSRSKRLRDFLD
- a CDS encoding S4 domain-containing protein codes for the protein MRVDKFLKLSRIVKRRTVAQEMAEAGAVRVSGRVAKPSTEVKDGDLLEVDFPSRFLKVRVLTADEAQLKRKATPFEVLEDRKVARDDPW
- a CDS encoding RidA family protein; translated protein: MKKIINTDKAPGAIGPYSQGVCAGPFFFFSGQIPLDPATGQMVGSDAASQAERVLENVKALLESQGLSFKDVVKTTVFITDMANFAAVNEVYSRYFTEDYPARSCVAVAALPKGALVEIEVVAYKG
- a CDS encoding redox-sensing transcriptional repressor Rex, whose product is MRVAEPTVERLVQYYRLLGQLREEGRLVVSSQQMGEMLGIKASQVRKDLSYFGEIGKRGVGYHVDRLYDHVSSILSSPGVWRLGLVGVGHLGYALLGHSAFRSDKFRIEALFDVDPSKVGQVINGVECYHLDQMPQVAREKGIEVLILTVPGSSAQACVDMAVKSGVIRGILSFAPTPLVAQDDILVYRVDISVELEKLLFFLKGGAGV
- the yajC gene encoding preprotein translocase subunit YajC is translated as MGNQQQGLLGMLMPLALFVVIFYFLIIRPQKKKQKAHEEMLASISRGDKVVTAGGFFGTVRDILDDSFIIEVADGVKMRILKGSISYKRTSEGDKPKKQDSAPQVDQKDKD
- the secD gene encoding protein translocase subunit SecD, with the protein product MKNRDFWRLGLVALVAVVAALVAFPLDGRIRLGLDLKGGSQILLRAKGTPDNPLTEDGVQRLLAVLRNRIDQYGVVEPQIQRQGSDRILILLPGVEDPEAALDLIGKTALLEFRPVLGASGELPPGPERKNYESDEAYNAAKARWEAIKAQADKAAEELEKSAPEGSLVARGEDGRVYLLGKPYLTGKELKDSRTNFDQFGRPVVSLKFNDQGTKLFDEATAQNVGKQIAIVLDGVVVSAPVVQERIRGGEAQISGRFTEAEAKRLAIMLRAGALPVGVEVMENRSVGPTLGADSIRQGIRAGLIGAALVGAFMLVYYGLMGLAANVALGVAITMLLAAMVLLKSTLTLPGIGGIILTIGMAVDGNILIYERIKEEQRSGKTMMASLDAGFRKALTVILDSNITTLIAAAVLFYFGTGPIRGFAVTLSIGVVTSVFCNVVVTKAILQFMMGRRRAAA
- the secF gene encoding protein translocase subunit SecF; translated protein: MTIKTHDLKIPFMNFRRIALGISLAAVLISLFLVVTKGLNLGVDYTGGVLMQVETPKPAEVGEIRAAVSSKVSGEPVIQAFGPRDFLIRLKSVSDSERRAALDVMRDRFGEVKVLKLETVGPVVGSELKGQAIIALTLALGGILLYMAFRFKFRFGVAAVLSLVHDAAIMLGVYSLTGREVSVSFIAAVLTVVGYSLNDSIVVLDRVRENWRDVPRKGVLQVIDDSINQTLSRTINTSLTTLLPVLAMFFLGGDVISNFAFAFLVGIGVGTYSSIYIAGAILAEWYLKSPLKD
- a CDS encoding LapA family protein, which encodes MKSYTLAIAISMLLSAVYAFQNGSSVTVRFLFFERSLPQGIWEVLLFSFGVMLMWVFSLVAMLEIRGKLKGRIKDLEDKVRGLEEEKRSLLEAVGRSSGGHRSSPEEPCEASFGNEDGEEGKTEIE
- a CDS encoding single-stranded-DNA-specific exonuclease RecJ, with the protein product MDKIKLVPRSGFEGASGNLSLLLGSIAAMRGIDEEEFLRWLYSDLEDQLNAIPLNEQERRAFSLISNVRPGDRVIIYGDYDVDGLSATTLALELMLELGASVRYFIPHRSNEGYGFHISTAKRIAMKGCDLLVVVDCGTKDVGALDLIAAAGIPTVIFDHHLPGEKMPGGVLVNPHCFDAPSPLTALCATGVLWAWIWRTSLMNRSWAMGRLDLACLATVADCMDLSVPLNRCIVREGLEVIRKSPRRGIGVLLSKLGVDVEGVDEEVLSMKVIPCLNAPGRLGLAEDAVRLLFPGDAPVEGLADRVVSMNEERRRLSSMIMRDAQGDVHRHVYHGSNWPVGVLSSVASRLCCERGRPVALVAPTEGGLRGTLRIPNGSGDAVGLLSNIAEHLSAFGGHKYAAGFSVDAERWDLVRDKLEGLLRAMPSEDQRVDVLDWPLSMVGQDIEEDVERLKPFGMGNPAPLLFHRGGFSVEPMGKTGRVSRLVASGRELVAFASQSDLEGLDLVGFVYRPKLEFWRGKKRLKLYLERAVLAGPEGGSL